The DNA segment GTCCGAGGATGTGCTGAATCAACTGGAAAGCGTATTGGCAGACGAGCGGATGCAACAATTCGGGCAGCTCTCGCCGGTTTTGCTCGCGGATTTGGATGAGCTGGATAAGAAAGTGCTCGTAGAGAAGCATCTGATCAGCCCCAACCTGGCTAATGAGTCCAGAAGCGGTGCTGTATTTATAAGTGAAGACGAGAGCTTAAGCATCATGGTGAATGAAGAGGATCATCTTAGAATCCAATGTCTATACCCTGGGCTGCAGGTTCAAGAAGCTTGGGATAAAGCGACCTCAGTGGATGATATTTTTGAAGCACATGTAGATTATGCCTTTGACGATCACCGCGGCTTTCTCACCAGCTGTCCTACGAATGTAGGGACAGGGCTTAGGGCTTCGGTCATGATGCATTTGCCGGCACTGGTGCTGACCCAGCAAATTAATCGGATACTATCTGCTGTATCCCAGGTCGGTCTGACGGTTCGCGGGATTTATGGCGAAGGCAGTGAAGCAACAGGGAACTTGTTTCAAATCTCAAATCAGATTACACTGGGACAAAGCGAATCTGAAATTATTGAAAATTTGTACAGTGTCGTTATGCAAATTATCGAGCATGAGAAGTCGGCCAGAGAGAGATTGCTGTCGGAATCTCGCCTGCGGATGACCGATCGCGTTATGCGTTCCTATGGCATATTGTTATATGCAGCAATCATGGATTCCAAAGAGGCAGCTCAGCGGCTGTCCGACGTCAGACTCGGCGTGGATCTTGGATTGATCGATGCGTTGTCTGTACAGGTACTGAATGAACTGACTGTCATGACCCAGCCTGGTTTTTTACAGAAAAAATTTCAGGTCAGCATGTCTCCGGGTGAACGCGATATGTATCGCGCGAAGCTGATTCGAGAGAAATTGGGTAAATAAGAAACAACATTCATGGAGGTGTAGGAGTATGATGTTTGGAAGATTTACGGAGCGTGCCCAGAAGGTATTGGCACTTGCCCAAGAAGAAGCGGTACGGCTTGGACATAACAATATTGGAACAGAGCATATTTTGCTTGGCCTGATTCGCGAGGGGGAAGGAATTGCGGCTAAAGCGTTGATTGGTCTTGGACTGGGCCTGGAGAAAATTCAGGATGAAGTAGAGACCTTAATTGGACGCGGTCAAGAACAACCAGCGAATATTGCATATACGCCTAGAGCAAAGAAAGTCATCGAACTATCTATGGATGAGGCTCGTAAGCTCGGCCATACTTATGTAGGAACTGAGCATATTCTGCTTGGCCTGATTCGGGAAGGCGAGGGCGTTGCTGCACGGGTACTGAACAATTTGGGCATCAGCCTGAACAAAGCGCGCCAGCAAGTACTGCAACTGCTTGGAAGCAGCGAGGCGGTTTCCAGCCATCATGGTACTCCGGCCAATGTAAATACGCCAACGCTAGACAGCTTGGCTCGCGATTTGACAGAGTCGGCGAAAGAGAGCAACCTTGACCCGGTTATCGGCAGAAGCAAAGAAATCGAACGGGTCATTCAGGTACTCAGCCGCCGGACGAAGAACAATCCGGTATTGATCGGTGAGCCGGGTGTAGGTAAAACTGCGATCGCCGAGGGCTTGGCCCAGAAAATTATTAATAACGAAATCCCTGAAACTTTGCGTGATAAAAGAGTAATGACCCTCGATATGGGTTCTGTTGTAGCAGGCACCAAATATCGCGGTGAGTTTGAAGATCGTTTGAAGAAAATAATGGACGAAATCCGTCAGGCCGGGAATATCATCCTGTTTATTGACGAATTGCATACGTTGATTGGTGCAGGCGGAGCGGAAGGGGCAATCGACGCTTCCAACATCCTGAAGCCGGCGCTTGCTCGCGGTGAGCTGCAGTGCATCGGGGCAACGACATTGGATGAGTATCGTAAATATATCGAAAAGGATGCTGCGCTGGAGCGCCGTTTCCAGCCGATTACAGTCGATCAGCCGTCCGTTGACGAAGCCATCCAAATTTTGCATGGACTCCGCGATCGTTATGAGGCTCACCACCGTGTGAAAATTACGGATGAAGCAATTGAACAGGCGGTTAAGCTGTCTGATCGATATATTCAGGATCGATTTCTGCCCGATAAAGCCATCGACTTGATTGATGAGGCCGGATCGAAGGTACGGCTTAACTCTTATACGGTCCCGCCTAATCTGAAGCAGTTGGAGAGCCGTCTTGAAGACATCCGCAAAGAGAAGGATGCAGCTGTGCAAAGCCAGGAGTTCGAGAAAGCTGCCGCACTGCGCGATACGGAACAGAAAATCCGCGAAGAGCTGGATGTTACGAAGAATCAATGGAAAGAGAAGCAAGGCCGCACAGATTCTGAGGTAACGCCAGAGGATATCGCTCAGGTTGTAGCCAGCTGGACTGGTATTCCTGTAAGCAAGCTGAAGGAAGAAGAGACGGAAAGATTGCTTAATATGGAGCAAATCCTGCATGAACGTGTCATTGGCCAGGACGAAGCGGTGAAAGCGGTCAGCCGTGCCATCCGCAGGGCACGTGCTGGACTTAAGGATCCGAAGCGTCCGATGGGCTCCTTTATCTTCCTAGGACCTACAGGGGTCGGTAAGACGGAGCTGGCGCGCGCGCTTGCCGAAGCGATGTTCGGTGATGAGAACGCTGTGATTCGTATTGACATGTCCGAGTACATGGAGAAGCATTCTACTGCACGTCTTGTAGGTGCCCCTCCTGGATATGTCGGTTATGAAGAAGGAGGACAATTGACGGAAAAAGTGCGCCGTAAACCTTATTCCGTCGTACTGCTGGATGAAATCGAGAAAGCTCACCCGGAAGTATTCAACATCCTACTACAGGTGCTTGAGGATGGTCGATTGACCGATTCGAAGGGGCGTGTAGTGGACTTCCGTAACACATTAATTATTCTTACCTCGAACGTCGGGGCAGAAGCAATTAGACGCAATACACGACTTGGTTTCACTGCGGTAGAGGACTCCGGAGCCGATTATGACAATATGAAGGGCAAAGTGATGGAGGAACTGAAGAAGAGCTTCCGTCCGGAATTCCTTAACCGGATCGATGAAATCATTGTCTTCCATTCCCTCGAGAAATCGCATATCGGCGAAATTGTAACCTTGATGGCTGAAGAACTGCGTAAACGACTGCAAGAGTTCGATGTGGACTTCGTCCTGACGGATGAAGCGAAGGAGTTTCTCGCTAAAGAAGGCTTCGATCCAGCTTACGGGGCGCGTCCGCTTCGCCGGGCCATTCAGAAGCATATCGAGGATCGTTTGTCCGAAGAGCTGCTGACCGGTAATGTTCAGAAAGGCGATTCGTTAACGATTGATGTGGAAGATGGCGGTTTGTCCGTGAAAAAATCAGGCACTTTTTCAAAAAGCGCCAAGTAATTTCAATTTATGAGCATAGCGATTGATGTAATCATCGATTGCAGGCTTTGCTAGAAGTTATGCAAGACAGCTTGGGAAACAGATGTTTCTCAGGCTGTCTTTTCGTGATTATTCCCATATTTACGCAAACCATCCGAAAAGCCTTTACGTTAAATCTGAAACAATGGTAAACTTTGAGTGTTACCCTTCGCGGGTTGCTGCAAGGTTGTTAAATTTTGCAGATATTTTAAGGAGAGAGAAATGGTTAAAGTAAAGACGAAGTTCTTTTGCACGGAGTGCGGATATGAATCGCCAAAATGGTATGGAAAATGTCCGGGCTGCGGTTCATGGAACTCCATGGTCGAAGAAACCGAAAAAGTTGTTAAGACGCAGGGGATGTCCTCTGGTCTATTTCATACGAAAGAAAAGCCGCTTCCCATCATAAATATAGAAAGTGGCAAAGAACCGCGGATCGTTACGGGAATCGGAGAGCTTAACCGCGTGCTTGGCGGTGGAGTTGTGCCAGGTTCGCTCGTTCTCGTCGGCGGTGACCCCGGGATCGGTAAATCGACCTTGCTGCTTCAGACATCTCACGAGATGGCGAAGGCCGGGTTGAAAGTCCTGTATATATCTGGTGAGGAATCGATCCGTCAAACGAAAATGAGGGCGGAAAGACTTGGAGCTTTATCAGAGAATTTATATGTTCTGTGTGAGAGCGATATGGATTCCATTGAAGCGGCAATCGATGATCTGCAGCCGAATTTTCTTGTCATCGACTCCATTCAAACCGTATATTTGCCGGAAGTAACCAGTGCGCCGGGCAGTGTAGCCCAGGTTCGTGAATCTACAGCGCGTTTCATGCGTATCGCCAAAGGCCGGGGCATCGCCACGGTATTGGTCGGGCATGTGACGAAGGAGGGGGCTATCGCCGGTCCGCGGCTGCTGGAGCATATGGTGGACTGCGTGCTGTATTTTGAAGGAGAAAGACATCATTCCTATCGCTTGCTTCGTGCCGTGAAGAATCGTTTTGGTTCTACGAACGAAATCGGGATATTCGAAATGAATGAATCAGGCTTGACGGAGGTTATCAATCCATCGGAACTGTTTCTTTCTGAACGGCCGATTGGCGTAGCAGGTTCGACCGTTGTAGCGAGTATGGAGGGTACTCGTCCGATGCTGGTGGAATTGCAGGCGCTAATCGCCACGACGCAATTCCCTTCGCCGCGGAGGATGGCGACTGGCGTCGATCATCACCGAATGGGACTGATTATCGCGGTGCTTGAGAAACGAATGGGGATGTTCCTGCAGAATCAGGACGCCTATGTGAACTTGGCTGGCGGAGTGAAGCTGGATGAACCGGCTGTCGATCTTGCTATCGCCGTAAGCATTGCTTCCAGTTTTCGCGATGTTCCAACCAGGCCAGATGATTGTTTCTTTGGTGAGGTCGGACTGACCGGGGAAGTTCGGGCTGTCTCCCGGGCGGAGCAAAGAGTTAAAGAAGCCGCCAAGCTTGGCTTTAAACGTGTTATTTTGCCGGAGAAGAGCATGAAGGGCTGGCAGAGTCCCGCGGGAATACAATTGATTGGTGTAAATACTGTTGCAGATGCGCTAGCTGTTGCGTTAGATTAGGGGGCATTTATTTCATGAAAGAAAACACCCATGCGGAGAAAATGAATGATTTGCTCAGGCTCGTTGCGCCCGGCACTGCTTTTCGCGACGGACTTGAGAATGTCCTTCGGGCCAAGACCGGTGGCTTGATCGTAGTGGGGTATAGCCCGGAAGTAATGGAAGTGGTGGAAGGGGGCTTCTCCATTAACTGTGATTTCTCGCCGAACTATTTATACGAGCTTGCTAAGATGGACGGAGCCATCATTATGAGTGAGGATCTTAAGAGAATTCTGTATGCAAACACGCAGCTTATTCCTGATTCCTCGATTTCCTCCTCAGAAACAGGAATTCGCCATCGAACGGCAGAGCGCGTAGCGAAGCAGACGGGCAAGCTGGTTGTCTCGATTTCTCAGCGCCGAAATATCATTACTTTGTATCAAGGTGCTCTCCGTTATTCCCTGAAGGAAATCGGGGTCATCCTGACGAAAGCAAATCAAGCGATCCAAACATTAGAAAAATACAGAGCTGTTTTGAATCAAGCGCTAACGAATTTAACGGCTTCCGAATTTGAAGAATTGGTAACCGTTCCTGAGGTTGTTAATGTTATTCAGCGCGTCGAAATGGTCATTCGCATCAAGATGGAGATCAAGCGCTTCATTAACGAGCTTGGCTCTGAGGGACGACTGATCAGTATGCAAATGGAAGAGCTGGTTAGCAATATGGAGGAAGAAGCATGGCTTCTATACAAAGACTACGCCAAGGAAGATAACGATGAAGCGATTCGTGAAATTATCCTTGGTCTGAAGCGTTCCAGTGACGATGAGCTCCTTGAGATGAGCCACATCACCAAGCTGCTGGGCTATCCAGCCTCTGCCGCAATGTCTGAAGATTTAGTTTCTCCACGCGGCTACCGTGTGTTAAACAAAATTCCACGTTTGCCTAATGTCATCATTCACAACTTGGTGGAGCGTTTTCAGCAGCTTCCAGGGGTACTGATGGCAACGATCGACGAATTGGATGAGGTAGACGGCATTGGGGAAGTTAGAGCGAGAACAATTAAAGAAGGATTGAAGCGACTGCAGGAACAAGCTTTTATCGATAGACAAATCTAAAACAGGCTTAGCCTTGTTTGGGAATTAGAGTCATTTGGTTCATTATCCGATAATACGATTATTGGAAAATTATACGAGGTGAAGAGATGATTACAAAATCACTTCCGAATGTTTTCACCCTGGGGAATTTGTTTCTTGGGATGCTGGCGATTATATTTGCATTTGACGGAAAATACAGCATGTCCGCGATCATGGTGATTGTTGCCATGCTGCTTGATGGTTTGGATGGGCGGGTAGCTCGGGCGCTTAACGCCCAAAGTGAATTTGGCAAGGAGCTGGACTCTTTATCAGATATTATATCATTTGGCGTTGCTCCGGCACTTCTCATGTATTCGATTGCTTTTAGCCATATCCATCCTGGAATCGCCTGGGCTGTTACGGCCATTTTCCCCATGTGCGGGGCACTGAGATTGGCCCGGTTTAATGTGCAGAAGGGAATACCGGGTTATTTCATCGGCCTTCCGATCCCGGCAGCGGGCGGAGTTATTGCTACATTATCATTATTTCATAAAAATATTACGGCACCCTACTTCATTTTTGGGATCCTTCTTGTTTCGTACTTGATGGTTAGCTCCGTAAGGTATCCGAATTTTAAGAAGATCGGTCTTCCTAAGAAGGGTGTTGCCTTGGCGCCGCTTGTCGTGCTGATAGCGGTAGTAGTTGCTGTCTTTTTTCCAGACGAATTATCCAAAATGATCTTTGTTCCGTTAGTGATTTACGCGGCTTATGGCTTGAAGCAAAATTTCGACAGGCTGCTCCGCCGCAGCAAGCAAGTCGATGAGGAGGAAGCCGAGGAGGCTTACCACAACCGATGATTCAAAAAAAGTAAAAGCATGGCTGCCCGATTGTGGCAACCATGCTTTTTTAAATTTTCATCCAAAGGGCACAGCCCTAGCCCTCCTAAGAGGAAGGGGGTAGGTGGGTGCACAACGACTGCACAACGACATTTATGACAAATTAAACAGTCCTAGAGTAGAGCATTTCTGGGATTCTCGTCTGACCACTTCATCCATGTCGATCTCAAGCAAGTTGCAGAGTGCTGACATATAGAAGAGATTACGCCCTAATTCATTGGTAATAGCGTCCCGGCAGTTCTCGCACAGTTCTCCATGAACATGCTTGCGAATGGTTTCCTTCGCTTGCTGCAAATCGATCCCGGGTTCAAAGTGTTGCTTCGTGGCGTGAAGCTCAATGCAACCGCATTCAGTCACAGATTTCGTGACAGAGCGGACAACGGACGCGTTAGTTTGTCCCATCTTAGACAGGACGTCGAGTAGACTGCGGTGACGGAGTAACAAATCGGAAACTTGTTCTTGAAAAGATTGAAGGCTTTGAGCACTCATGTCCATCCACCTCAAATATTATGAATTGAGTTCATTATATGCCACATTTTCACTGGATATCAAGCTGGAATTGCCGTATTAGCGGGTATTGTGCAAAACAATCCCATGAAATAGACTTGGAAATTTCACAGTGTCGTAGCAAAAGGAAGAACTAATCATCGAAGCAATGGCGACAGGATACACATACCATAGTGCCCAATAGTGGCTCAATAAAATTTTGCCATCAAAGATTACACCTTCATAAATTGGATCATACTGGATAAAGAACATACTTTATTTGGAGGTGAAGAGGGACATGGTAAAAAAATGGTTAATGATCATGTCTGCTTTGAGCGGTGCATGGCTCGGGTATACGATGGACGGGCTGATCGGCTTTTTTCCACAGCCGTTGCGTGCTTGGTTTGGCGGGATGAGCCCTCTGTTGTCGCATCTACTGTTAGCGGCGGTTGGGGCTATTCTCTGTGTATTCATGTTCACCCTTGTTGCGGATGTCGCATCTGCAAGAATAAGACGGTGGATTGAAGCGATCACTGAAATACCTATGAATGAAATGATGGCCGGAGCGGCCGGCTTAACTGCAGGACTTCTACTTTCTTTAATGGTCTACCCTGTCTTGTCCCTGCTTGGTTCTATGGAGAGCTTTGCACAGTTCGCGATATCGGCCTTATTAGGCTACATGGGGCTGAGAGTGGGGCTGGCGAAGAAGGAAGAGCTGTCCTCGTTCTGGAAATCGGGAAAATGGGGAAGCGCTGGCCAAGGGGAAGAACGCAAGCTGGAGGAGCATAAGATTCTTGATACGAGCGTCATTATTGATGGACGGATTGCTGATATTTGCAAGACGGGCTTTATTGAAGGGACGATCGTCATTCCGGAGTTCGTACTGGAGGAGCTACAGCATATTGCGGACTCATCGGATTTGCTTAAACGCAATCGCGGGAGACGGGGACTAGATATTTTGAATAAAATCCAGAAAGAACTTGATGTCAAAGTGATGATTTACGAAGGGGATTTTGAGGAGATTTCTGAGGTGGACAGCAAACTGGTCAAGCTGGCTAAGGTGCTGCAGGGTAAGGTTGTTACGAACGATTTCAACTTGAACAAGGTTTGCGAGCTGCAAGGCGTGTCCGTACTTAACATCAACGATCTAGCGAATGCCGTTAAGCCGGTTGTACTGCCGGGAGAAGAGATTATGGTTCAGGTCATCAAGGACGGCAAGGAGCATGGTCAGGGGGTCGCCTATTTGGATGACGGCACCATGATCGTCGTTGAAGGAGGCCGGGATTATATCGGTACCTTTACCGAGGTGCTTGTCACGAGCGTACTTCAGACTTCAGCTGGTCGTATGATCTTCGCCAAACCGAAACTGTTGGAAAAAGCCCAGTAAAAGCGTTATGATGGGAATAGCTGCGTCAAGCACGCAATTCTAACGGATGAGGTAGGGAAAAAAAGTGGTACAAGCTAACAGCGCCAGCGCGGGAGTTGTTATTGTGGCAGCTGGCCGCGGTACGCGCATGGGTACGAAGGAAAACAAGCAGTATCTCATGCTGCAGAACAAGCCCATCTTCATTCACACGCTAGAGGTGTTTGACCGCCATCCTCTAATTACCGAGATCGTGCTGGTCACCGGTAAGCAGGATGTGGAGCGGGTCAGAGCGTGGATTGGTGAGTACGGGATCACAACTCCAATCAAAGTCATTCCGGGCGGCGCCGAGCGTCAGCACTCCGTATACCAAGGGCTGCTTCATATGAGCTCAACTTGGGTACTGGTGCATGACGGCGTCCGCCCTTTTGTCACGGAAGAGCAGGTGACATCCTGCTATGAAGCGGCTGTAGCATATGGGGCATCTGTTCTGGCTGTTCCGGTGAAGGATACGGTTAAACAAGTGGATGAGCAGGGCTGGGTGACTGCTACACCGGATCGCCGCAGTCTGTGGGCTATTCAGACACCGCAGGCTTTTCGCCGTTCGGAGCTGATGCAGGCTCATGAGCAGGCTGAAAGGGACGCATTTGTAGGTACGGATGATTCGATGCTCGTGGAGCGTCTTGGCGTCTCGGTTCGCGTAGTGGAGGGGACTTATAGCAACATCAAAATAACTACGCCCGACGATTTGGACTACGCGGAGTATATCCGCGCAAAGAAGGAAGCTAAGGGAGGGAATAAAGCATGATTAGAATTGGACAAGGGTTTGACGTGCATCAGCTCGTTGAAGGCAGGCCTTGTATTATCGGCGGGGTCACAATCCCATTTGAGAAGGGGCTGCTCGGACATTCCGATGCCGACGTGCTGCTGCATGCAGTAGCGGATGCGGTGCTTGGCGCATTGGGGCTTGGGGATATCGGGCGTCATTTCCCTGATACAGATCCGGCGTTCAAAGACGCTGACAGCTTGAAGCTGCTTCAGCAGGTATGGGATATGGCTGTGAAGCGCGGCTATCGTCTTGGCAATTTGGACGCGACCATTATTGCCCAGCGGCCGAAGATGGCTCCGTACATTCCGCAAATGGTCGAGGTTATTGCCGGGGCGCTCCAGGCAGATCCAAGCCAAGTGAATGTGAAGGCAAGTACGACGGAGCAGCTTGGGTTCAACGGTCGGGGAGAAGGAATTACGACTTTGTGTGTTGTATGCCTCACGAAAGATATGGTATCATCTTAAAATCATTTTTGAAGATAGAATTTTCTTATTTATTCCAGGAGGGGATTGCTTATGACGGAGGTTCGTGTGCGCTATGCTCCGAGTCCAACGGGGCATTTACATATCGGCAATGCTAGAACTGCGCTATTCAATTATTTGTTTGCGAGACATCACGGGGGGAAACTGATCATTCGGATCGAGGACACTGATGTGAAGCGCAATGTCGCTGGTGGAGAAGAGAACCAGCTAACTTATTTAAAGTGGCTTGGCATCGATTGGGATGAGAGCATCGACGTGGGTGGAGAGTATGGCCCTTATCGCCAGACGGAACGGCTCGATCTTTATCGTAAATACTGGCAGGAGCTCCTTGACAAAGGATTGGCTTATCGCTGTTATTGTACCGAAGAGGAGCTCGAGCAAGAGCGCGAGGAGCAGATTGCCCGCGGAGAGACGCCGCGTTATTCTGGCAAGCACCGTGATTTGACGCCGGAGCAGTGCGCTGCTTTCGAGGCGGAAGGACGTCAGGCAAGCATTCGTTTCCGTGTGCCGGAGGGGCGTACGTATACGTTCGAGGATTTGGTCAAAGGACCGATTACGTTTCAATCCGAAACGAGCGGCGACTTTGTTATTGTAAAAAAAGACGGCATTCCAACTTATAATTTTGCGGTAGTGCTTGATGACCACTTGATGAAAATCTCCCACGTGCTTCGTGGAGAGGATCACGTATCCAACACGCCTCGCCAACTAATGATCTATGAGGCGTTTGGTTGGGAGCCGCCGGTATTCGGCCATATGACTTTAATCGTTGGCGAGAATCATAAGAAGCTGAGCAAGCGTGATGAATCGGTCATTCAGTTCATCGAGCAGTATGATGAACTGGGTTACCTGCCGGAAGCGATGTTCAACTTTATTACCCTGCTCGGCTGGTCGCCGGAGGGCGAGGAAGAGATATTCTCTAAGGAGGAATTAATCTCGATCTTCGACACGAAACGGCTGTCCCGCAGCCCAGCGGTGTTTGACAAGCATAAGCTAGCTCATTTGAACAACCACTACATCAAGAACGCCGCCCCTGACCACATTGCCCGGCTTGCTATTCCGCATCTGCAGAAGGCTTCGCGTCTGCCGGCTGAGCTTACGCCAGAGCAGGAGGCTTGGGCCAAATCGCTAGTTGCGTTGTATCAGGAGCAAATGACCGCGGCCTCGGATATCGTGGAGCTGTCGGATCTGTTCTTCCGTACGCATCTGGAATTGGATGCGGAAGCGGCTGCCGTTCTGTCCGGAGAGCAGGTGCCGGAGGTGCTAAGTGCATTCCTTGCGAAGGTGGAGACGCTTGCTGATTATACGGCTGAGAACATTGCTGCATTAATTAAAGAAGTGCAGAAAGAGACTGGCCATAAGGGTAAAAATCTGTTCATGCCGATTCGCGTCGCACTGACGGGCCAGATGCATGGCCGCGATTTGAATCAGACGATTTATTTGCTTGGCCAAGATCGCACGATCGATCGGCTTAAGGCGCAAATTCGCAGTGCATAGATGGGAACGGTTAAACTCAAGACCCCCTTTTACAAGAAGGCAAATCAAATGTTGTCAGTTTTGGCGGCTTTCGGGTAATATATAGACAGAGTGAATTTAATGAAGATTTAAGTGAAGATTCAAAAAGATAAGTTTTTAGTACCGAGAAGGTTGGATGAAGCTAGGGACTGAGGAGCGCAACGTAGGAAAAACCTACGTGAGCACCTGAAATGTTTTCTTCGGAAACAATTCAGGTGAATTCAAGATTCGATGTCGAATTACATCTAGGACTACATTGTGATCAACAGTTGTCTTTTTGAATTACCTTTATAGTTTGAAATGCATTGATCGGGAGAAGTACGAAAGACTACTGTATTGTCCAGAGAGGATAACCGAGGAGCCGATGACGGCACTGGGGTGGAAGTTATCTCAATACATGCTTCGGAAATGCACCCGGGAGCAGCGAAGTTGAGCGCGCAGTCATACGCGCAGGTAGACTTTGCCGCATCGTCCCCGTTAAGGACGCCATGAGGGATGGAGGAGCCTTAAGGCCGTTGCTGTTTGTAGGCAAGGCAGAGGGAGTTCGGCTTCCGTCCGAAGCAGAGTGGAACCGCGCTTAAGGCGTCTCTGCAGCGAAGGCTGCAGGGGCGTCTTTATTTTTATATAAATAGAACGAGAGACCGGAAAGAAAAGAGGGGAAGCATGATGTTCAAGAGGATGAAATCTGACATTCAAGCCGTATTTGATAACGATCCAGCAGCTAGAAGTTGGTTCGAGGTAATCTTCACCTATTCCGGGCTGCATGCGATATGGAACCACCGGTTGGCGCATGCTTTCTATCGACGGCGGTGGTTCACGATCGCCAGAATCATTTCGCAGACGAGCCGTTTTTTTACGGGGATCGAAATTCATCCGGGAGCGCGGATCGGCAACCGGTTATTCATTGACCACGGGATGGGCGTAGTCATTGGGGAAACCTGCGAAATAGGTGACGATGTGGTTATCTATCAGGGAGTTACTCTGGGGGGAAGCGGTAAGGAAAAGGGCAAGCGTCATCCAACCATTGGTAACAATGTCGTTATTGGTTCTGGAGCGAAAATTCTCGGTTCATTTAAAATAGGAGACCAGTCGAATATCGGGGCTAATTCGGTTGTGCTGAAGGAGGTTCCGCCACAAAGCACGGTAGTCGGAATTCCTGGCAAAGTGGTACGACTGCGCGGGAAGCCGCTTGATCGGCTTAGCCATCAGCTTCCGGATCCAGTGATCGACTCAATGAAGGCGCTGCAGGCTGAGATCGAAGGACTGCAGGCTGAAATTGCTGAGCTAAGGCAGCAGCTGCGTCAGGAGCAGATGACGGAGAGTAAATAATATCAACAACAGTTGCGAAAGGAACGTGAGTATGGCACTGCAAATATACAACACACTAACTCGGATGAAAGAGACCTTTGTCAGCCAGAAGCCGGGAAAGGCTAACATTTATGTGTGCGGTCCGACCGTATACGGCTATATTCATATTGGGAATGCGCGTCCGATGATCTTTTTTGACATTGTAAGGAGCTATTTGGAGAATCAGAACTATGAGGTCAACTATGTGGTTAACTTCACGGATGTCGATGATAAGCTGATCCGCAAGGCTGAAGAAATGAACACCACCGTGCCTGAAGTGGCTGAAATGTTTATTAAAGCGTATTACGAGGATTTGGATGGATTGGATATACCTCGGGCAACAGCTAATCCACGGGTGACGGACAGCATGGAGATTATCATTGATTTCATTAAGGATTTGGAGCAAAAGGGCTTTGCTTACGCTAGTGGAGGAGATGTTTTCTTTCGAACGAAAAAGTTCCAGGATTACGGCAAGCTGTCCGGCCAAAATATCTCAGAGCTGCAATTCGGCATCCGAATTGACGTCGATGAGCGTAAGGAACACCCGGAGGATTTTGTGCTTTGGAAAGCGGCGAAACCGGGGGAAATCCATTGGGAAAGTCCATGGGGAGAAGGCAGACCAGGCTGGCATATCGAATGCTCAGCGATGGCACGCCAACTGCTTGGCGATACGCTTGATATTCACGGTGGGGGACAGGATTTGCAGTTCCCGCACCATGAATGCGAAATTGCCCAATCTGAGGCAGCAACGGGCAAGCCGCTTGCGAGGTATTGGATGCATAATGGTTATATTAACATCGACGGCGAAAAAATGTCGAAATCGCTCGGTAACGGTGTCCTTGTGAAGGATCTGCGTGCCGAATACAA comes from the Paenibacillus lentus genome and includes:
- the clpC gene encoding ATP-dependent protease ATP-binding subunit ClpC produces the protein MMFGRFTERAQKVLALAQEEAVRLGHNNIGTEHILLGLIREGEGIAAKALIGLGLGLEKIQDEVETLIGRGQEQPANIAYTPRAKKVIELSMDEARKLGHTYVGTEHILLGLIREGEGVAARVLNNLGISLNKARQQVLQLLGSSEAVSSHHGTPANVNTPTLDSLARDLTESAKESNLDPVIGRSKEIERVIQVLSRRTKNNPVLIGEPGVGKTAIAEGLAQKIINNEIPETLRDKRVMTLDMGSVVAGTKYRGEFEDRLKKIMDEIRQAGNIILFIDELHTLIGAGGAEGAIDASNILKPALARGELQCIGATTLDEYRKYIEKDAALERRFQPITVDQPSVDEAIQILHGLRDRYEAHHRVKITDEAIEQAVKLSDRYIQDRFLPDKAIDLIDEAGSKVRLNSYTVPPNLKQLESRLEDIRKEKDAAVQSQEFEKAAALRDTEQKIREELDVTKNQWKEKQGRTDSEVTPEDIAQVVASWTGIPVSKLKEEETERLLNMEQILHERVIGQDEAVKAVSRAIRRARAGLKDPKRPMGSFIFLGPTGVGKTELARALAEAMFGDENAVIRIDMSEYMEKHSTARLVGAPPGYVGYEEGGQLTEKVRRKPYSVVLLDEIEKAHPEVFNILLQVLEDGRLTDSKGRVVDFRNTLIILTSNVGAEAIRRNTRLGFTAVEDSGADYDNMKGKVMEELKKSFRPEFLNRIDEIIVFHSLEKSHIGEIVTLMAEELRKRLQEFDVDFVLTDEAKEFLAKEGFDPAYGARPLRRAIQKHIEDRLSEELLTGNVQKGDSLTIDVEDGGLSVKKSGTFSKSAK
- the disA gene encoding DNA integrity scanning diadenylate cyclase DisA, translated to MKENTHAEKMNDLLRLVAPGTAFRDGLENVLRAKTGGLIVVGYSPEVMEVVEGGFSINCDFSPNYLYELAKMDGAIIMSEDLKRILYANTQLIPDSSISSSETGIRHRTAERVAKQTGKLVVSISQRRNIITLYQGALRYSLKEIGVILTKANQAIQTLEKYRAVLNQALTNLTASEFEELVTVPEVVNVIQRVEMVIRIKMEIKRFINELGSEGRLISMQMEELVSNMEEEAWLLYKDYAKEDNDEAIREIILGLKRSSDDELLEMSHITKLLGYPASAAMSEDLVSPRGYRVLNKIPRLPNVIIHNLVERFQQLPGVLMATIDELDEVDGIGEVRARTIKEGLKRLQEQAFIDRQI
- a CDS encoding protein arginine kinase, producing MANRRFTEQPLSEWMRSGGKESEIVISSRVRIARNLLNRPFPMLATNQQSEDVLNQLESVLADERMQQFGQLSPVLLADLDELDKKVLVEKHLISPNLANESRSGAVFISEDESLSIMVNEEDHLRIQCLYPGLQVQEAWDKATSVDDIFEAHVDYAFDDHRGFLTSCPTNVGTGLRASVMMHLPALVLTQQINRILSAVSQVGLTVRGIYGEGSEATGNLFQISNQITLGQSESEIIENLYSVVMQIIEHEKSARERLLSESRLRMTDRVMRSYGILLYAAIMDSKEAAQRLSDVRLGVDLGLIDALSVQVLNELTVMTQPGFLQKKFQVSMSPGERDMYRAKLIREKLGK
- the radA gene encoding DNA repair protein RadA, encoding MVKVKTKFFCTECGYESPKWYGKCPGCGSWNSMVEETEKVVKTQGMSSGLFHTKEKPLPIINIESGKEPRIVTGIGELNRVLGGGVVPGSLVLVGGDPGIGKSTLLLQTSHEMAKAGLKVLYISGEESIRQTKMRAERLGALSENLYVLCESDMDSIEAAIDDLQPNFLVIDSIQTVYLPEVTSAPGSVAQVRESTARFMRIAKGRGIATVLVGHVTKEGAIAGPRLLEHMVDCVLYFEGERHHSYRLLRAVKNRFGSTNEIGIFEMNESGLTEVINPSELFLSERPIGVAGSTVVASMEGTRPMLVELQALIATTQFPSPRRMATGVDHHRMGLIIAVLEKRMGMFLQNQDAYVNLAGGVKLDEPAVDLAIAVSIASSFRDVPTRPDDCFFGEVGLTGEVRAVSRAEQRVKEAAKLGFKRVILPEKSMKGWQSPAGIQLIGVNTVADALAVALD